One genomic window of Salvia miltiorrhiza cultivar Shanhuang (shh) chromosome 4, IMPLAD_Smil_shh, whole genome shotgun sequence includes the following:
- the LOC131022861 gene encoding type III polyketide synthase A-like produces MSTKQQRSPTAGKATILGIGKAFPRQLVLQDLLVEGYIRDTNCDDLAIKDKLQRLCKTTTVKTRYTVMSKEILEEYPELATEGSPTIKQRLDIAHPAVLEMAKEASLACLKDWKREAKDITHVVYVSSSEIRLPGGDLYLATELALRNDVARVMLYFLGCYGGVTGLRVAKDIAENNPGSRVLLATSETTILGFRPPNKSRPYDLVGAALFGDGAAAVVVGADPVPGVETAFMELNTAAQQFLPGTSHVIDGRLSEEGIYFKLGRDLPQKIEENIEEFCRKLMGGAAGLAEGGYDYNSLFWAVHPGGPAILNRLESALRLDEGKLECSRKALMDYGNVSSNTIFYVMEYMREELGKKGDKGEEWGLALAFGPGITFEGILLRSLLH; encoded by the exons ATGTCGACAAAGCAGCAGCGCAGCCCCACCGCCGGCAAGGCGACGATCCTCGGCATCGGCAAGGCCTTCCCCCGCCAGCTGGTGCTTCAAGATCTCCTCGTCGAGGGCTACATCCGCGACACCAACTGCGATGACCTCGCCATCAAGGACAAACTCCAACGCCTCT GCAAAACGACGACGGTGAAAACGAGGTACACGGTGATGTCGAAGGAGATACTGGAGGAGTATCCGGAGCTGGCGACGGAGGGGTCGCCGACGATCAAGCAGAGGCTGGACATCGCGCACCCGGCGGTGCTGGAGATGGCGAAGGAGGCGAGCCTGGCGTGCCTCAAGGACTGGAAGCGCGAGGCCAAGGACATCACCCACGTCGTCTACGTCTCCTCGAGCGAGATCCGCCTCCCCGGCGGCGACCTCTACCTCGCCACGGAGCTCGCCCTCCGCAACGACGTCGCGCGCGTCATGCTCTACTTCCTCGGCTGCTACGGCGGCGTGACGGGCCTCCGCGTCGCCAAGGACATCGCCGAGAACAACCCGGGCAGCCGCGTGCTCCTCGCCACCTCCGAGACCACCATCCTCGGCTTCCGGCCCCCCAACAAGTCCCGCCCCTACGACCTCGTCGGCGCCGCCCTCTTCGgcgacggcgccgccgccgtggTGGTCGGCGCCGACCCCGTCCCCGGCGTGGAGACCGCCTTCATGGAGCTGAACACGGCGGCGCAGCAGTTCCTGCCGGGGACGAGCCACGTCATCGACGGGAGGCTGTCGGAGGAGGGGATCTACTTCAAACTAGGGCGCGATCTGCCGCAGAAGATAGAGGAGAACATCGAGGAGTTCTGCAGGAAGCTCATGGGGGGGGCTGCCGGTCTGGCCGAGGGGGGCTACGACTACAACTCGCTCTTCTGGGCGGTTCACCCGGGCGGTCCGGCCATACTGAACCGGCTGGAGAGCGCGCTGCGATTGGATGAAGGGAAGCTGGAGTGCAGCAGGAAGGCGTTGATGGACTATGGGAACGTGAGCAGTAACACCATATTTTATGTGATGGAATATATGAGAGAGGAGTTGGGGAAGAAGGGAGACAAAGGGGAGGAGTGGGGGCTCGCATTGGCCTTCGGCCCCGGCATCACCTTTGAAGGGATTCTTCTGCGAAGCCTCCTCCATTAA
- the LOC131022862 gene encoding deoxypodophyllotoxin synthase-like — MASSQELPKIPVFDLSTRNLSPSSSSWLPTCKNLREALEEFGFFLARYDNVSPELDKQVFHVLEHLFNLPFETKSSNTSEFVFYGYVGQLPHAPVHESMGIPEATTLDAVQSFTNLMWPSGNMEFCENILCYARLVSEMEQLVDRMVFQSYGAEKHYDSHVGSTTYLLRIIKYSVPDLNAGSSNNMGTNSHTDKSFSSILHQNEVNGLEIQLRNGEWLDVDVPPGSFIVMAGDAYEAWSNGRIYAAKHRVIMKADKPRYCMALFSFNYGITTIPEELVDEEHPLQFKPFDNFGLARFYLSGAAPMTESTAKAYCGVIA, encoded by the exons ATGGCTAGTTCTCAAGAACTTCCCAAAATTCCAGTCTTTGATCTCTCGACAAGAAACTTGAGTCCTAGTTCAAGTTCATGGCTTCCGACTTGCAAGAACTTGCGAGAAGCTCTTGAAGAGTTCGGATTTTTCTTGGCAAGATACGACAACGTTTCACCTGAACTAGACAAGCAAGTGTTCCATGTATTGGAACACTTGTTTAATCTGCCATTTGAAACCAAATCTAGTAACACTTCTGAATTTGTTTTCTACGGTTATGTGGGACAACTGCCCCATGCTCCTGTCCACGAAAGCATGGGAATCCCAGAAGCAACTACTCTAGATGCTGTCCAAAGCTTCACAAATCTAATGTGGCCATCAGGAAACATGGAATTCTG TGAAAACATATTATGCTATGCAAGGCTAGTTTCAGAGATGGAGCAACTAGTAGACAGAATGGTGTTTCAAAGTTATGGAGCAGAAAAACACTACGATTCCCATGTTGGATCGACAACGTACCTGCTCAGAATCATAAAATACTCAGTTCCAGACCTTAATGCAGGAAGTAGCAACAATATGGGAACAAATTCCCACACAGACAAGAGCTTCTCGTCTATACTTCACCAGAATGAGGTCAATGGACTGGAGATACAACTGAGGAACGGGGAATGGTTGGATGTTGATGTCCCACCTGGATCATTTATCGTCATGGCTGGCGATGCTTATGAA GCATGGAGTAATGGAAGGATATATGCAGCCAAGCATAGAGTCATAATGAAAGCTGACAAGCCTAGATACTGTATGGCGCTATTTTCATTCAATTATGGGATAACCACTATACCTGAGGAGCTGGTGGATGAAGAACATCCTTTGCAGTTTAAGCCTTTTGATAATTTCGGGTTGGCCCGGTTCTACCTCAGCGGTGCAGCCCCAATGACTGAGAGCACTGCTAAGGCATACTGTGGTGTTATTGCATGA
- the LOC131022860 gene encoding probable helicase CHR10 isoform X2 has product MDYKQRLILAAKCVYDGELRATGESRVDSSDFGIQATLKPHQVEGVSWLIRRYHLGVNVILGIASLYLSMGLGKTLQAVTLLSYLKVCLKFSGPFLVLCPLSVTDGWVSEVANFAPKLRLLRYVGDKEYRCKLRREMSEYVKESSFSSHVPSLPFDVLLTTYDIALIDQDFLSQFPWHYAIIDEAQRLKNPSSVLYTILRERFVIPRKLLLTGTPVQNNLTELWALMHFCMPLIFGTLEQFLSYFKEAGDPSSGQGALKVKEQFEILKYVLGAFMLRRTKSALMESGTLMLPPVTEITVMAPLSPLQKKVYMSILRKELPKLLALASRGTNAPSLHNIVIQLRKACSHPYLFPGIEPEPYQEGEHLVQVSGKLLILDQLLMKLHDSGHRVLLFAQMTHTLDIIQDFLEMRKYTYERLDGSIRAEERFAAIRNFSINSSANINTHQSTPFVFLISTRAGGVGLNLVAADTVIFYEQDWNPQVDKQALQRAHRIGQSNHVLCINLVTGRTVEEVIMRRARRKLQLSHNVIGDEMLDREGSYGGTEAGDLKSVIFGLHVFGPMEMDTEKSDDQLDKSELAVLAEKVIASRHELQSDVRDRKLEINSMNRVNDQDLVKQDASESMDFDPGLDEASYMSWVEKFKQPSPEQDSDVLELGNKRCLPDEKHIKAEAARRKAEEKKILKWETLGYHSLSVSNPVIPVNQDVMSDAGSVHFVYGDCTTTAAVTPSESTIIFSCVDNSGNWGHGGLFDALARLSASIPSAYQRASEFGDLHLGDLHLIEITEDHGELRTPTDLRQWVGLAVVQSYNQRRKVPRGDISMADLEVCLAKASFSAAQYSASIHMPRVNYQHGTDRSEWYTVERLLRKYAAMYGINIYVYYYRRAE; this is encoded by the exons ATGGACTACAAGCAGAGGCTAATTTTGGCGGCGAAATGCGTGTACGACGGCGAGTTACGCGCCACCGGAGAATCGCGTGTCGATTCCTCGGATTTTGGAATCCAGGCGACACTCAAACCGCACCAAGTCGAAGGTGTGTCGTGGCTCATCCGCCGCTACCACCTCGGCGTCAACGTCATACTTGGTATTGCTAGCCTTTACCTTTCT ATGGGACTGGGAAAAACGTTGCAAGCTGTCACACTTTTGAGTTACCTGAAAGTATGCCTGAAGTTTTCTGGACCATTCC TGGTCTTGTGCCCTCTCAGTGTAACTGATGGTTGGGTCTCAGAAGTGGCGAATTTTGCTCCAAAGTTGAGATTGCTTCGTTATGTTGGGGATAAAGAATATAGATGCAAATTGCGCAGGGAAATGAGTGAGTATGTAAAAGAAAGTTCATTCTCATCTCAC GTTCCATCATTGCCGTTTGATGTGCTATTGACGACTTATGACATTGCATTGATTGATCAGGACTTTCTATCCCAATTCCCTTGGCATTATGCAATTATTGATGAAGCACAGAGACTCAAAAACCCTTCCAGT GTCTTATATACTATTTTGAGAGAGCGGTTTGTCATCCCAAGAAAATTGCTTCTCACTGGAACGCCAGTTCAAAACAATCTTACTGAACTTTGGGCTCTGATGCACTTCTGTATGCCTTTGATCTTTGGAACGCTGGAGCAGTTTCTTTCTTATTTCAAGGAAGCTGGAGATCCTTCAT caggtCAAGGTGCACTAAAAGTGAAGGAACAGTTTGAGATCTTAAAGTATGTGCTGGGTGCATTTATGCTTCGAAGGACCAAATCTGCACTTATGGAGTCTGGAACTCTGATGCTGCCTCCTGTTACTGAAATAACCGT GATGGCACCTTTGTCTCCTCTGCAGAAGAAGGTTTATATGTCAATACTCAGAAAGGAACTTCCAAAGCTGCTTGCACTTGCTTCTAGAGGAACAAATGCTCCATCTTTGCATAATATC GTAATTCAGCTCCGGAAAGCATGTAGCCACCCGTATCTTTTCCCAGGTATTGAGCCTGAACCATATCAGGAGGGTGAGCACCTGGTTCAG GTTAGTGGTAAACTTCTAATTTTAGATCAGCTACTTATGAAGCTGCATGACTCTGGCCATCGCGTTCTATTGTTTGCCCAGATGACTCATACACTTGACATAATACAG GACTTCTTAGAAATGAGAAAATATACTTATGAGCGTCTTGATGGTTCAATTCGAGCAGAGGAGCGATTTGCTGCAATTAGAAATTTCAGCATAAATTCAAGTGCTAATATTAACACTCATCAGAGCACACCTTTTGTCTTTTTGATATCCACACGAGCTGGGGGAGTGGGACTAAATCTTGTGGCTGCTGATACA GTCATATTTTATGAGCAAGATTGGAATCCTCAAGTGGACAAGCAGGCTTTGCAGCGTGCACATAGAATTGGCCAGAGCAATCATGTATTGTGTATTAATTTGGTTACTGGGCGTACAGTTGAGGAG GTAATTATGCGTAGAGCAAGAAGGAAGCTACAACTCAGCCATAATGTTATAGGAGATGAAATGCTGGATCGTGAGGGAAGTTATGGAGGAACTGAAGCTGGCGATTTGAAATCTGTTATATTTGGTTTGCATGTCTTCGGTCCCATGGAGATGGATACTGAAAAATCAGATGACCAATTGGATAAGAGTGAACTGGCTGTTTTAGCTGAAAAGGTCATTGCGTCCCGCCATGAGTTACAATCAGATGTGAGGGATAGGAAGCTTGAGATCAATTCAATGAATCGGGTAAATGATCAAGATTTAGTCAAACAAGATGCTTCTGAGTCTATGGACTTTGATCCCGGCCTTGATGAAGCTTCATATATGTCATGGGTCGAGAAGTTTAAGCAACCATCTCCAGAACAAGACAGTGACGTACTGGAATTAGGAAATAAAAGATGCTTACCGGATGAGAAACACATTAAAGCTGAAGCTGCTCGAAGGAAGGCAGAGGAGAAAAAAATACTCAAATGGGAGACACTTGGATATCACTCACTCTCTGTCAGCAATCCTGTCATTCCAGTCAATCAGGATGTGATGTCAGATGCTGGCTCAGTTCATTTTGTTTATGGAGACTGCACAACTACTGCAGCAGTTACCCCTTCTGAGTCCACTATTATATTCAG TTGTGTTGATAATTCTGGAAATTGGGGGCATGGGGGTCTGTTTGATGCCCTGGCTAGGCTGTCAGCATCTATCCCCAGTGCATACCAGCGGGCTTCAGAATTTGGAGATCTCCATCTGGGTGATTTACATCTCATAGAAATTACTG AGGACCATGGTGAGCTGAGAACTCCTACTGATCTTCGTCAGTGGGTTGGTTTAGCTGTTGTGCAGTCATATAATCAGAGGCGTAAAGTTCCTCGCGGTGATATCTCTATGGCTGATTTGGAAGTTTGCCTTGCAAAAGCATCATTTTCAGCCGCTCAATATTCAG CTTCAATCCACATGCCCCGGGTTAATTATCAGCACGGGACAGACCGCTCAGAATGGTATACTGTTGAACGCCTACTTCGAAAATATGCAGCAATGTATGGCATTAATATTTATGT ATATTATTATCGGCGCGCTGAATGA
- the LOC131022860 gene encoding probable helicase CHR10 isoform X1 produces MGLGKTLQAVTLLSYLKVCLKFSGPFLVLCPLSVTDGWVSEVANFAPKLRLLRYVGDKEYRCKLRREMSEYVKESSFSSHVPSLPFDVLLTTYDIALIDQDFLSQFPWHYAIIDEAQRLKNPSSVLYTILRERFVIPRKLLLTGTPVQNNLTELWALMHFCMPLIFGTLEQFLSYFKEAGDPSCQGALKVKEQFEILKYVLGAFMLRRTKSALMESGTLMLPPVTEITVMAPLSPLQKKVYMSILRKELPKLLALASRGTNAPSLHNIVIQLRKACSHPYLFPGIEPEPYQEGEHLVQVSGKLLILDQLLMKLHDSGHRVLLFAQMTHTLDIIQDFLEMRKYTYERLDGSIRAEERFAAIRNFSINSSANINTHQSTPFVFLISTRAGGVGLNLVAADTVIFYEQDWNPQVDKQALQRAHRIGQSNHVLCINLVTGRTVEEVIMRRARRKLQLSHNVIGDEMLDREGSYGGTEAGDLKSVIFGLHVFGPMEMDTEKSDDQLDKSELAVLAEKVIASRHELQSDVRDRKLEINSMNRVNDQDLVKQDASESMDFDPGLDEASYMSWVEKFKQPSPEQDSDVLELGNKRCLPDEKHIKAEAARRKAEEKKILKWETLGYHSLSVSNPVIPVNQDVMSDAGSVHFVYGDCTTTAAVTPSESTIIFSCVDNSGNWGHGGLFDALARLSASIPSAYQRASEFGDLHLGDLHLIEITEDHGELRTPTDLRQWVGLAVVQSYNQRRKVPRGDISMADLEVCLAKASFSAAQYSASIHMPRVNYQHGTDRSEWYTVERLLRKYAAMYGINIYVYYYRRAE; encoded by the exons ATGGGACTGGGAAAAACGTTGCAAGCTGTCACACTTTTGAGTTACCTGAAAGTATGCCTGAAGTTTTCTGGACCATTCC TGGTCTTGTGCCCTCTCAGTGTAACTGATGGTTGGGTCTCAGAAGTGGCGAATTTTGCTCCAAAGTTGAGATTGCTTCGTTATGTTGGGGATAAAGAATATAGATGCAAATTGCGCAGGGAAATGAGTGAGTATGTAAAAGAAAGTTCATTCTCATCTCAC GTTCCATCATTGCCGTTTGATGTGCTATTGACGACTTATGACATTGCATTGATTGATCAGGACTTTCTATCCCAATTCCCTTGGCATTATGCAATTATTGATGAAGCACAGAGACTCAAAAACCCTTCCAGT GTCTTATATACTATTTTGAGAGAGCGGTTTGTCATCCCAAGAAAATTGCTTCTCACTGGAACGCCAGTTCAAAACAATCTTACTGAACTTTGGGCTCTGATGCACTTCTGTATGCCTTTGATCTTTGGAACGCTGGAGCAGTTTCTTTCTTATTTCAAGGAAGCTGGAGATCCTTCAT gtCAAGGTGCACTAAAAGTGAAGGAACAGTTTGAGATCTTAAAGTATGTGCTGGGTGCATTTATGCTTCGAAGGACCAAATCTGCACTTATGGAGTCTGGAACTCTGATGCTGCCTCCTGTTACTGAAATAACCGT GATGGCACCTTTGTCTCCTCTGCAGAAGAAGGTTTATATGTCAATACTCAGAAAGGAACTTCCAAAGCTGCTTGCACTTGCTTCTAGAGGAACAAATGCTCCATCTTTGCATAATATC GTAATTCAGCTCCGGAAAGCATGTAGCCACCCGTATCTTTTCCCAGGTATTGAGCCTGAACCATATCAGGAGGGTGAGCACCTGGTTCAG GTTAGTGGTAAACTTCTAATTTTAGATCAGCTACTTATGAAGCTGCATGACTCTGGCCATCGCGTTCTATTGTTTGCCCAGATGACTCATACACTTGACATAATACAG GACTTCTTAGAAATGAGAAAATATACTTATGAGCGTCTTGATGGTTCAATTCGAGCAGAGGAGCGATTTGCTGCAATTAGAAATTTCAGCATAAATTCAAGTGCTAATATTAACACTCATCAGAGCACACCTTTTGTCTTTTTGATATCCACACGAGCTGGGGGAGTGGGACTAAATCTTGTGGCTGCTGATACA GTCATATTTTATGAGCAAGATTGGAATCCTCAAGTGGACAAGCAGGCTTTGCAGCGTGCACATAGAATTGGCCAGAGCAATCATGTATTGTGTATTAATTTGGTTACTGGGCGTACAGTTGAGGAG GTAATTATGCGTAGAGCAAGAAGGAAGCTACAACTCAGCCATAATGTTATAGGAGATGAAATGCTGGATCGTGAGGGAAGTTATGGAGGAACTGAAGCTGGCGATTTGAAATCTGTTATATTTGGTTTGCATGTCTTCGGTCCCATGGAGATGGATACTGAAAAATCAGATGACCAATTGGATAAGAGTGAACTGGCTGTTTTAGCTGAAAAGGTCATTGCGTCCCGCCATGAGTTACAATCAGATGTGAGGGATAGGAAGCTTGAGATCAATTCAATGAATCGGGTAAATGATCAAGATTTAGTCAAACAAGATGCTTCTGAGTCTATGGACTTTGATCCCGGCCTTGATGAAGCTTCATATATGTCATGGGTCGAGAAGTTTAAGCAACCATCTCCAGAACAAGACAGTGACGTACTGGAATTAGGAAATAAAAGATGCTTACCGGATGAGAAACACATTAAAGCTGAAGCTGCTCGAAGGAAGGCAGAGGAGAAAAAAATACTCAAATGGGAGACACTTGGATATCACTCACTCTCTGTCAGCAATCCTGTCATTCCAGTCAATCAGGATGTGATGTCAGATGCTGGCTCAGTTCATTTTGTTTATGGAGACTGCACAACTACTGCAGCAGTTACCCCTTCTGAGTCCACTATTATATTCAG TTGTGTTGATAATTCTGGAAATTGGGGGCATGGGGGTCTGTTTGATGCCCTGGCTAGGCTGTCAGCATCTATCCCCAGTGCATACCAGCGGGCTTCAGAATTTGGAGATCTCCATCTGGGTGATTTACATCTCATAGAAATTACTG AGGACCATGGTGAGCTGAGAACTCCTACTGATCTTCGTCAGTGGGTTGGTTTAGCTGTTGTGCAGTCATATAATCAGAGGCGTAAAGTTCCTCGCGGTGATATCTCTATGGCTGATTTGGAAGTTTGCCTTGCAAAAGCATCATTTTCAGCCGCTCAATATTCAG CTTCAATCCACATGCCCCGGGTTAATTATCAGCACGGGACAGACCGCTCAGAATGGTATACTGTTGAACGCCTACTTCGAAAATATGCAGCAATGTATGGCATTAATATTTATGT ATATTATTATCGGCGCGCTGAATGA
- the LOC131022860 gene encoding probable helicase CHR10 isoform X3: MDYKQRLILAAKCVYDGELRATGESRVDSSDFGIQATLKPHQVEGVSWLIRRYHLGVNVILGDEMGLGKTLQAVTLLSYLKVCLKFSGPFLVLCPLSVTDGWVSEVANFAPKLRLLRYVGDKEYRCKLRREMSEYVKESSFSSHVPSLPFDVLLTTYDIALIDQDFLSQFPWHYAIIDEAQRLKNPSSVLYTILRERFVIPRKLLLTGTPVQNNLTELWALMHFCMPLIFGTLEQFLSYFKEAGDPSSGQGALKVKEQFEILKYVLGAFMLRRTKSALMESGTLMLPPVTEITVMAPLSPLQKKVYMSILRKELPKLLALASRGTNAPSLHNIVIQLRKACSHPYLFPGIEPEPYQEGEHLVQVSGKLLILDQLLMKLHDSGHRVLLFAQMTHTLDIIQDFLEMRKYTYERLDGSIRAEERFAAIRNFSINSSANINTHQSTPFVFLISTRAGGVGLNLVAADTVIFYEQDWNPQVDKQALQRAHRIGQSNHVLCINLVTGRTVEEVIMRRARRKLQLSHNVIGDEMLDREGSYGGTEAGDLKSVIFGLHVFGPMEMDTEKSDDQLDKSELAVLAEKVIASRHELQSDVRDRKLEINSMNRVNDQDLVKQDASESMDFDPGLDEASYMSWVEKFKQPSPEQDSDVLELGNKRCLPDEKHIKAEAARRKAEEKKILKWETLGYHSLSVSNPVIPVNQDVMSDAGSVHFVYGDCTTTAAVTPSESTIIFSCVDNSGNWGHGGLFDALARLSASIPSAYQRASEFGDLHLGDLHLIEITEDHGELRTPTDLRQWVGLAVVQSYNQRRKVPRGDISMADLEVCLAKASFSAAQYSASIHMPRVNYQHGTDRSEWYTVERLLRKYAAMYGINIYV; encoded by the exons ATGGACTACAAGCAGAGGCTAATTTTGGCGGCGAAATGCGTGTACGACGGCGAGTTACGCGCCACCGGAGAATCGCGTGTCGATTCCTCGGATTTTGGAATCCAGGCGACACTCAAACCGCACCAAGTCGAAGGTGTGTCGTGGCTCATCCGCCGCTACCACCTCGGCGTCAACGTCATACTTG GGGATGAG ATGGGACTGGGAAAAACGTTGCAAGCTGTCACACTTTTGAGTTACCTGAAAGTATGCCTGAAGTTTTCTGGACCATTCC TGGTCTTGTGCCCTCTCAGTGTAACTGATGGTTGGGTCTCAGAAGTGGCGAATTTTGCTCCAAAGTTGAGATTGCTTCGTTATGTTGGGGATAAAGAATATAGATGCAAATTGCGCAGGGAAATGAGTGAGTATGTAAAAGAAAGTTCATTCTCATCTCAC GTTCCATCATTGCCGTTTGATGTGCTATTGACGACTTATGACATTGCATTGATTGATCAGGACTTTCTATCCCAATTCCCTTGGCATTATGCAATTATTGATGAAGCACAGAGACTCAAAAACCCTTCCAGT GTCTTATATACTATTTTGAGAGAGCGGTTTGTCATCCCAAGAAAATTGCTTCTCACTGGAACGCCAGTTCAAAACAATCTTACTGAACTTTGGGCTCTGATGCACTTCTGTATGCCTTTGATCTTTGGAACGCTGGAGCAGTTTCTTTCTTATTTCAAGGAAGCTGGAGATCCTTCAT caggtCAAGGTGCACTAAAAGTGAAGGAACAGTTTGAGATCTTAAAGTATGTGCTGGGTGCATTTATGCTTCGAAGGACCAAATCTGCACTTATGGAGTCTGGAACTCTGATGCTGCCTCCTGTTACTGAAATAACCGT GATGGCACCTTTGTCTCCTCTGCAGAAGAAGGTTTATATGTCAATACTCAGAAAGGAACTTCCAAAGCTGCTTGCACTTGCTTCTAGAGGAACAAATGCTCCATCTTTGCATAATATC GTAATTCAGCTCCGGAAAGCATGTAGCCACCCGTATCTTTTCCCAGGTATTGAGCCTGAACCATATCAGGAGGGTGAGCACCTGGTTCAG GTTAGTGGTAAACTTCTAATTTTAGATCAGCTACTTATGAAGCTGCATGACTCTGGCCATCGCGTTCTATTGTTTGCCCAGATGACTCATACACTTGACATAATACAG GACTTCTTAGAAATGAGAAAATATACTTATGAGCGTCTTGATGGTTCAATTCGAGCAGAGGAGCGATTTGCTGCAATTAGAAATTTCAGCATAAATTCAAGTGCTAATATTAACACTCATCAGAGCACACCTTTTGTCTTTTTGATATCCACACGAGCTGGGGGAGTGGGACTAAATCTTGTGGCTGCTGATACA GTCATATTTTATGAGCAAGATTGGAATCCTCAAGTGGACAAGCAGGCTTTGCAGCGTGCACATAGAATTGGCCAGAGCAATCATGTATTGTGTATTAATTTGGTTACTGGGCGTACAGTTGAGGAG GTAATTATGCGTAGAGCAAGAAGGAAGCTACAACTCAGCCATAATGTTATAGGAGATGAAATGCTGGATCGTGAGGGAAGTTATGGAGGAACTGAAGCTGGCGATTTGAAATCTGTTATATTTGGTTTGCATGTCTTCGGTCCCATGGAGATGGATACTGAAAAATCAGATGACCAATTGGATAAGAGTGAACTGGCTGTTTTAGCTGAAAAGGTCATTGCGTCCCGCCATGAGTTACAATCAGATGTGAGGGATAGGAAGCTTGAGATCAATTCAATGAATCGGGTAAATGATCAAGATTTAGTCAAACAAGATGCTTCTGAGTCTATGGACTTTGATCCCGGCCTTGATGAAGCTTCATATATGTCATGGGTCGAGAAGTTTAAGCAACCATCTCCAGAACAAGACAGTGACGTACTGGAATTAGGAAATAAAAGATGCTTACCGGATGAGAAACACATTAAAGCTGAAGCTGCTCGAAGGAAGGCAGAGGAGAAAAAAATACTCAAATGGGAGACACTTGGATATCACTCACTCTCTGTCAGCAATCCTGTCATTCCAGTCAATCAGGATGTGATGTCAGATGCTGGCTCAGTTCATTTTGTTTATGGAGACTGCACAACTACTGCAGCAGTTACCCCTTCTGAGTCCACTATTATATTCAG TTGTGTTGATAATTCTGGAAATTGGGGGCATGGGGGTCTGTTTGATGCCCTGGCTAGGCTGTCAGCATCTATCCCCAGTGCATACCAGCGGGCTTCAGAATTTGGAGATCTCCATCTGGGTGATTTACATCTCATAGAAATTACTG AGGACCATGGTGAGCTGAGAACTCCTACTGATCTTCGTCAGTGGGTTGGTTTAGCTGTTGTGCAGTCATATAATCAGAGGCGTAAAGTTCCTCGCGGTGATATCTCTATGGCTGATTTGGAAGTTTGCCTTGCAAAAGCATCATTTTCAGCCGCTCAATATTCAG CTTCAATCCACATGCCCCGGGTTAATTATCAGCACGGGACAGACCGCTCAGAATGGTATACTGTTGAACGCCTACTTCGAAAATATGCAGCAATGTATGGCATTAATATTTATGTGTAA